The stretch of DNA CCGGACATCGACAGCATGCTGGACTTCGGCTGGACGGAGCGGAACGCGCACCGGTACGTGTCCCGGGTCGAGCGCACCGCGGACCGCAACCACCCGCCCACCGAGGAGCAGTGGGAGCGGCTGCACGACTTCTACTACGAGCGCGACGGGGGCTGGAAGGACGAGGACCTGCTGGTCTCCTTCGACTACCGGGTGCACGTCACCGACCGGCGCTGGCTGGAGCCGCTCCGCGCGGGCGACGCCTGGGGGACGACGATGTTCCGGCTCAACTCCGACACCTGGACCGCCGAGGACGCCCCGCACATCCCTGACCTGTCGGCCCCCGCCGTCAAGCTGCACCCGTTCGCCTCCGCCTCCGGAGACTTCGCCTGCGAGGCCCTCAGCCGGGCGGAGTTCTCCGACGACGGCCGCTACCTCGCCGTGTGCACCGAGGGGAACCGGGTCTGGGTCTACGACACCGCGGACTGGACCGAGACCGCGCACGTCCACGCGGGCGGGGAGTGGATCGTCCCGGTGCTGATGTGGGTGCCGGGCCGGCACGTCCTCACCCTCAAGACCCACCCCACCCCGGAGGACGACATGCTCCCCGCCCAGTGGGCCTTCGACGTCGACGCCCTGGAGGTGGTCGACGCGCCCTTCCAGGAAGGGCACCGCCGGTCCCCGGACGGCGCCCACCGGATCCTCCGGAACGGGGCGGGAGAGGGCGGCTTCGACCTGGTCGGCGAGGGGAAGCAGGCGGACCGCAGGATCTCCCACGCCGGTCGCTGGGACCCGATCCAGTGCCACGCCTTCTCCGGGGACGGCACCCGGCTGTTCCTCGGGGCGCAGCAGAACCTCTACGTCGTCGACCCGGCGACCGCCGAGGTCGCCGACGCGGTCCCCGACGCCTCGGCGCGGCTGTTCGACCTCGCCTCGTCCCCCGACGGCGCCTACCTGGCGGTCGCCTCCTACACTCGGCGCCACTACCTGGGCCTGGGCCCGGACCGGCCGCACGAGCTGTGCGTGTGGCGGATGTCGGACAAGGAGGTCATCGCGGGCCGGCAGCTGGACAGCTACGTCGGGGAACTCGCCTGGTCCCCGGACGGCCGCTGGCTGGCCGCCCTGCTCGAACCCACCGGGGACGGGTTCCACACCGGCCGGACCGAACTCGCCGTCTTCCGGATGGGCCCGACCCGGACCTGAGGCCGCAGGCGGGAGAGGGGCGGGCGGCGGCGCTCCGCCGCCCGCCCCTTCCGCCCTCCTCGATCTCGGACTCATCGGCGGGTCGATGAGTCCGAGATCAACGGAGAAGCGGAACACCGCGCGCTCGGACGCTCCGAGGGGCCGGGTCAGCCGCCGAGCGGGTGTTCGCGG from Nocardiopsis composta encodes:
- a CDS encoding WD40 repeat domain-containing protein; the protein is MSTDLYGVRVLSVDPGELRVDFRVFVVYYDTAYRHHMPPPDDPGFFFFLLWEAPRLAPLKEGPQDGMPDIDSMLDFGWTERNAHRYVSRVERTADRNHPPTEEQWERLHDFYYERDGGWKDEDLLVSFDYRVHVTDRRWLEPLRAGDAWGTTMFRLNSDTWTAEDAPHIPDLSAPAVKLHPFASASGDFACEALSRAEFSDDGRYLAVCTEGNRVWVYDTADWTETAHVHAGGEWIVPVLMWVPGRHVLTLKTHPTPEDDMLPAQWAFDVDALEVVDAPFQEGHRRSPDGAHRILRNGAGEGGFDLVGEGKQADRRISHAGRWDPIQCHAFSGDGTRLFLGAQQNLYVVDPATAEVADAVPDASARLFDLASSPDGAYLAVASYTRRHYLGLGPDRPHELCVWRMSDKEVIAGRQLDSYVGELAWSPDGRWLAALLEPTGDGFHTGRTELAVFRMGPTRT